In one Oncorhynchus nerka isolate Pitt River linkage group LG7, Oner_Uvic_2.0, whole genome shotgun sequence genomic region, the following are encoded:
- the LOC115132032 gene encoding ERBB receptor feedback inhibitor 1 isoform X2 — MFSLFAVFTDKMPQPYHLLYSSSHPLTSHSTRPRPPEGDQVVPSFQRLSVYEQSPSCGPKPLPPLPDPEDNSSDEAADSEVEFFIDDRQHLLPQRCSTNALALHYGATGRRSFRGCGQVNYAYLEGPPGASGLANGGAQSGTQEQQAQFGGQRGPGAVVVAARDISSKQHDRPQWSKLRRSHSGPASSFKPSGLRQSCHLHHHHHGSYRGNPQLDKPEVPPRIPIPPRPSKTANCHRWSVTEDQDKDKPPKVPPRKPIAPPDSTPSPKSLPIYVNGVMPPTQSFAPNPKYVSKGLQRPQQQHREGSTGPLVGPRSPCIVPIMEDGRKASATHYFLLPRRPSYMDRLEMFLREKEADSVQQHSQLRVGLPEQAETSCHHIELQHCGKLED, encoded by the coding sequence ATGTTCTCTCTATTTGCTGTCTTTACAGACAAGATGCCCCAGCCCTACCATCTACTGTACTCTAGCAGCCATCCCTTGACCTCTCACTCCACCAGACCCCGCCCTCCTGAGGGGGACCAGGTGGTCCCCTCCTTCCAGAGACTATCAGTTTATGAGCAGAGTCCGTCCTGCGGCCCCAAgcccctgccccctctccctgacccagaggATAACTCCTCAGATGAGGCGGCGGACAGCGAGGTGGAATTCTTCATCGACGACAGGCAGCACCTACTTCCTCAGCGCTGCTCCACGAATGCCCTGGCCCTCCACTATGGAGCCACCGGACGACGAAGCTTCAGGGGCTGTGGCCAGGTCAACTATGCCTACCTTGAGGGGCCCCCCGGGGCTAGCGGCTTGGCTAATGGTGGAGCCCAAAGTGGAACCCAGGAGCAGCAGGCCCAGTTTGGGGGACAGAGAGGGCCAGGGGCCGTGGTGGTAGCAGCGAGGGACATTTCTAGCAAGCAACACGATCGGCCCCAATGGTCCAAGTTGCGGCGCTCCCACTCGGGCCCTGCAAGCTCCTTCAAGCCCTCCGGCCTGCGCCAGTCGTGTCaccttcaccaccaccaccatggcagCTACAGGGGCAACCCCCAGCTGGACAAGCCTGAAGTTCCTCCCCGCATCCCCATCCCCCCACGCCCCTCCAAGACTGCCAACTGCCACCGTTGGTCTGTCACCGAGGACCAAGACAAGGACAAGCCTCCCAAAGTCCCTCCCAGGAAACCGATAGCGCCCCCCGATAGCACCCCTAGTCCCAAGAGCCTCCCTATATACGTGAATGGGGTGATGCCGCCTACGCAGAGTTTCGCCCCCAACCCCAAATATGTCAGCAAAGGCCTCCAGAGGCCACAACAGCAGCATAGGGAGGGGTCCACTGGGCCCTTGGTGGGCCCACGCTCCCCCTGTATCGTGCCTATCATGGAGGATGGGAGGAAAGCCAGTGCCACGCACTATTTCCTCCTACCCCGGCGGCCATCCTACATGGACAGGTTAGAAATGTTCTTGAGGGAGAAGGAGGCAGACAGTGTCCAGCAACACTCCCAGCTCAGAGTGGGGTTGCCAGAACAGGCAGAAACCTCCTGTCATCATATAGAGCTTCAGCATTGCGGAAAGCTTGAAGACTGA
- the LOC115132032 gene encoding ERBB receptor feedback inhibitor 1 isoform X1, whose product MYMSVRSSLPSPSLCHSMARNKAYWGQPHGTNSLCFSLDADDAMEHNLREHHQHHTVSQGFDNKMPQPYHLLYSSSHPLTSHSTRPRPPEGDQVVPSFQRLSVYEQSPSCGPKPLPPLPDPEDNSSDEAADSEVEFFIDDRQHLLPQRCSTNALALHYGATGRRSFRGCGQVNYAYLEGPPGASGLANGGAQSGTQEQQAQFGGQRGPGAVVVAARDISSKQHDRPQWSKLRRSHSGPASSFKPSGLRQSCHLHHHHHGSYRGNPQLDKPEVPPRIPIPPRPSKTANCHRWSVTEDQDKDKPPKVPPRKPIAPPDSTPSPKSLPIYVNGVMPPTQSFAPNPKYVSKGLQRPQQQHREGSTGPLVGPRSPCIVPIMEDGRKASATHYFLLPRRPSYMDRLEMFLREKEADSVQQHSQLRVGLPEQAETSCHHIELQHCGKLED is encoded by the exons ATGTACATGTCCGTTAGGAGCAGCCTGCCTTCCCCCAGTCTCTGTCACAGCATGGCCCGAAACAAGGCTTACTGGGGACAGCCACATGGCACAAACAG CCTGTGCTTTAGCCTGGATGCTGACGACGCGATGGAACACAACTTGAGAGAGCATCACCAACACCACACAGTGTCCCAGGGCTTTGACA ACAAGATGCCCCAGCCCTACCATCTACTGTACTCTAGCAGCCATCCCTTGACCTCTCACTCCACCAGACCCCGCCCTCCTGAGGGGGACCAGGTGGTCCCCTCCTTCCAGAGACTATCAGTTTATGAGCAGAGTCCGTCCTGCGGCCCCAAgcccctgccccctctccctgacccagaggATAACTCCTCAGATGAGGCGGCGGACAGCGAGGTGGAATTCTTCATCGACGACAGGCAGCACCTACTTCCTCAGCGCTGCTCCACGAATGCCCTGGCCCTCCACTATGGAGCCACCGGACGACGAAGCTTCAGGGGCTGTGGCCAGGTCAACTATGCCTACCTTGAGGGGCCCCCCGGGGCTAGCGGCTTGGCTAATGGTGGAGCCCAAAGTGGAACCCAGGAGCAGCAGGCCCAGTTTGGGGGACAGAGAGGGCCAGGGGCCGTGGTGGTAGCAGCGAGGGACATTTCTAGCAAGCAACACGATCGGCCCCAATGGTCCAAGTTGCGGCGCTCCCACTCGGGCCCTGCAAGCTCCTTCAAGCCCTCCGGCCTGCGCCAGTCGTGTCaccttcaccaccaccaccatggcagCTACAGGGGCAACCCCCAGCTGGACAAGCCTGAAGTTCCTCCCCGCATCCCCATCCCCCCACGCCCCTCCAAGACTGCCAACTGCCACCGTTGGTCTGTCACCGAGGACCAAGACAAGGACAAGCCTCCCAAAGTCCCTCCCAGGAAACCGATAGCGCCCCCCGATAGCACCCCTAGTCCCAAGAGCCTCCCTATATACGTGAATGGGGTGATGCCGCCTACGCAGAGTTTCGCCCCCAACCCCAAATATGTCAGCAAAGGCCTCCAGAGGCCACAACAGCAGCATAGGGAGGGGTCCACTGGGCCCTTGGTGGGCCCACGCTCCCCCTGTATCGTGCCTATCATGGAGGATGGGAGGAAAGCCAGTGCCACGCACTATTTCCTCCTACCCCGGCGGCCATCCTACATGGACAGGTTAGAAATGTTCTTGAGGGAGAAGGAGGCAGACAGTGTCCAGCAACACTCCCAGCTCAGAGTGGGGTTGCCAGAACAGGCAGAAACCTCCTGTCATCATATAGAGCTTCAGCATTGCGGAAAGCTTGAAGACTGA